The DNA segment gtccatttaccattataAAGTGACTGGAAAATGAGTTGGGGGTTTTGTCTGGGACTGCAAAACTCCTTTATGAACATGTAGCAGTCTCATTGTCGAAGACTAGATTAGTCCCACTTTTCAAATGTAATCTAGAGAATAAAATATGGGCCaacatgatatgatatgataaagTTCTTCTGTGTTTCTTGACTCCACATCAGACGCTTCCTCAGCTCGTCGTAGTAGTGTTGTAGTACTCGAGATCGGTCTTGGTCTCAATACCATTTTTTGGGGTTCTTGGTCTCGGACTGGGCGAACTCTGGTTTTTTTAACGAGACCAGTCAAGACCACCGCTGATGGGCTTTTTGTCTATGCCTGACTGATAAGAGCGAAAAAGGAGCCACTCAAAAACAGCTAATAACTTCAAATTGTGCTGTTCTGAAAACAACAGAgcaaatattgtttttgttgttgcatatatttaaaaaagaaacttaaataaaaagaaaactcacattttgatgttttgttatgaTTTTCCTTTGATATATATGGttttggtcttgtcttggtctcggtaCTCTCTGGTCTCGGTAATGTCTCGGTCTCGGTTGGTGCAGTCTTGACTACAATCTGTGTCTAATAGATGAAATATTAATCAGAGaattgtctgtctctctccctgcagGTGGTGAAGGCCTTCGACCACAGATCGCAGACCCACGTGGCTCTGAAGATGGTCCGCAACGAGAAGCGATTCCACCGGCAGGCGGCGGAGGAGATCCGCATCCTGGAGCACCTGAGGAAACAGGACAAAGACTCGAGCATGAACGTCATCCACATGCTGGAGAACTTCACCTTCCGAAACCACATCTGCATGACGTTCGAGCTGCTCAGCATGAACCTGTACGAGCTCATCAAGAAGAACAAGTTCCAGGGCTTCAGCCTCCCGCTGGTCAGGAAGTTCGCCCACTCCATCCTGCAGTGTCTGGACTCGCTGCACAAGAACCGCATCATCCACTGCGACCTCAAGCCCGAGAACATTTTACTGAAGCAGCAGGGACGCAGCGGTATCAAGGTGAAGCGGCATCTCAGTGTGTgctgataaaaagaaaagaggcgTGTTACTTCATGTATAAAACGTCTTGCTTTCTGTCTCCAGGTCATAGACTTTGGTTCCAGCTGTTATGAACATCAGAGAGTTTACACCTACATCCAGTCCAGGTTCTACAGAGCGCCAGAAGTCATTCTAGGTAAGAAACTGAAGGAACATGAAGGATAACTAAAGTTTGGTTTGGTGTTCAGCTCATATCAGCGAACTTGTAGACTTAATACTTCTATATGATAGACTTCAAACTTTTGAAATCTTTCCTGTTGGTGAGTTGAAGGAAGTATCAGAAGCACAGATTTAAGGGTCCATTGCCAAACTTCaactgttttaatgtaaaaacaaccaCATTCATTGTTTGTCCATTGGCTTCAGACTATTAATCCATTAATCAATGAGTCAATGGTTTAAGATTACTTGGCAACAGTTTTGGACTTTGCTGTGATATTACTTGTGTTCATGATTTTTCTGGATGTTGACTGGTTggcctctgctctctcctccaggCTCACGGTATGGGATGCCTATCGACATGTGGTCTCTGGGCTGCATCCTGGCCGAGCTCCTGACCGGCTACCCGCTGTTGCCGGGCGAAGATGAAGCAGATCAGCTGGCCTGCATCATCGAGCTGCTTGGCATGCCCAGTCAGAAGCTCCTCGACGCCTCCAAGCGAGCAAAGAACTTTGTGTCGTCCAAAGGTTACCCGCGGTACTGCACTGTTACGACGCTGCCCGACGGCACCACCGTGCTGAACGGCGGCCGGTCGCGGCGGGGGAAGGTACGCGGCCCGCCGGGCAGCAAGGACTGGAGCGCAGCGCTGAAAGGCTGCGACGACCCGCTGTTCCTGGATTTCCTAAAACAGTGTCTGGAGTGGGACCCGGCGCTCAGAATGACGCCCAGCCAAGCGCTGCGCCACTCGTGGCTGAGGAGGCGACTCCCGAAACCACCGGCAGGAACCACCACGGGGGAGAAGACCTCCTCGTCCAAACGGGGAACCACAGACGGCGGCATCACTTCCATCTCCAAACTAACCGCCACCTCTGCAACCACaacgtcctcctcctccaaaacCAGGACTAACTTGGCAGCGATTACCGACGCCAACGGAAACATCCAGCCTAGGACGGTTCTGCCAAAGCTGGTCAGCTGAGAGTGAATGCACCCCCGCTCGCTGTGGTGGGAAATGAAACGAGCAACCGTGAGCAAACCAGCTGGACCTGAATAAAACTGGTGTGTCCAGTTTTGAAGAgcgttttgttttggggttgttgttttttttttaagctggtTTTCACAGCGCTGGGGTGCGTTCAGGACAAATGCAGCCATGGAAACGTGGCGTCGGGTAGTATAATGTGCAGAACGGCCAGGCTGGGATATGTTCATGTAGGTGAGCTGAAGgaaaactgatgatgatgatgatgattattaacTGTTGTGTATTCAGACTCCTCAAAAAACCTCAGTCCGGtctgaaaacagcagcagtagttttatAATGTGAGCAGCGAGAAGCGACCACATTAACACTTAAACAGACTGTTGAGCTGCTCAGACAatcaaaaaaaacacactgcaccGCTCTGTAGctgcaaaacacacatcttAAATCAGAAATACATGGTGCTGACAGAGGGAACAAGGCTGGgggtttgtttggtttttttaatgttttaaaacacataatttaTATAAATGAGCTAAAAGTTGATTGATTAGACACcaaaaaatcattttcacacatgaacTACAGACAATCCGGAAAATCAGATCCAGGTATTTTCCGGAGTCGCCCCCTTTTTCACACATGTAGCACGCAGCTTTGGGCTTAATCTGACATTACACAGACTTTGTACTGAGGTAGCTGGAAGGTTAAAGTCCGTTTTAATGTTCGGATCAAAGCTCCTCCGAGTGATTTCCAGGTTgcggtgcgtgtgtgtgtgtgtgaaagggggtTTTTAGTATTACAAGGTTATATCTACATTAGAGAATAAGTCGGATATATCTTTATAATTCTAAAAGTTGATGATTTTCATATTACAGCAAAGATTAGCCTGCTAGTCTTTGTCAGTTTGGGGAACGTTGGTGGTCACTTGTCATTATTTTTTGACCCcaaattgaaaaaagaaaacactaaaaaaagaaaaaaccaaaTCCAGCTTCCCCTTACTGAAGCATCTACCTGTTAGCTCTGTGCCTGAGCTTTGGCTAACTGTTAACTAGCTAATTAGCACTGGTTAGTTGTTACACAGCTATCTGTTTGTACGTAGCTGTCGTGTTGCTACCTGTTTACCTTTTAACTGGCTAGCAGTTAGCCTAGCAAACTTTTAAATAATAAGTCAGCTAGCTATAGCTGGCTCActgatttttgccttttttggcAGTCTGGTGGCTAGCCTTAGCCTTTTTTTAGCCATAGCCTGTTAGCTCTCCACTGCCCGGCCTTATGAAGCACAGACAGAATGATTTCATGCAACTTCTCAGATGTAGAGTTTTAAGTGTTTTCAGAAGGTAAGcagaataaaacatatatagagagagaggtgaagaaagaacaggaagggaagtatgTTTGGGTTAACTAGCaccatttttctctctgtttaatgAATCAGATGTGATTATTAAGGATATAAAATGGCTGCAGAAGGAGTagtgaagagggagaggaaggtgGACTGAAAGGGGGGAGAAGTTATAAATAATGTTCAAAGGGctctgatattttaaaaaaagaaacctcagtACTTTCTGtctgaaaagaggaaaaaaatgtggcATTAAATTAGCAAAATCAGATGTGCATATATGGTATTTTCTCTAATAGTGGCCAGTATCAATTAAAAGCTGGGTCTCTGATAATTACAGTAACCCCACTTCTAACATTAGCCACATTTCCACCACTTTAATTTAGTAATTTCATTAATATAAGCTAAAACGTTCAGGGTGGAAGTCAAGCACTGCAATTAAAGTGGGAGTAAGAAGGTTACTGTAATTATTAgtaatgcaataaaaacaaaaattaacaGTGCAAATGGAAGCAgatcagaaaacaaagaaataaaggcCTCCCTCTAATATAAGCCTGTTCCCAATAGAGGCCTGGGCCACTATTAGAGGAAATACGGCACATAGTttcctggatttaaaaaaaaaaaaatctgaattttagCCGCATTTTAATAAAAAGCCATTTTAATTAATTCCTTTTATCAACTAATCTATGTTTTGTGCAATTTTCACCATTGCAGAAAAGACATCCAGGCTttaaggaggggaaaaaaaaggtctaaACCACCACATGACACCAATATATCTCCTATAATGTCGAAGCATAGAGTCGTATTTGTTCAGATTATTGTTAAATTCGGAGAAAAGGGCGACAGCATAGAGAGCTGGCTGTGACTCTCTGAGAGCAGCTTTACATcaagagtctgtgtgtgtgtgtgtgtggagtaaTAAAAGACCTTTTTATGACAGCTGTTcagctttttttaataatcagatGAAACAGCGATAGCCTGAAGGTAACCAGTACAGAGAAATGTGTCATATATCAGGACTACAAACAGTAACTCTGTGTTcagcaatatatatatagagatataACCTTCTGAGTTCACAGTTCAAACACCTCATGATGACTTGAAGAGAAGATTTAGACAGTAACTAAATGTCGCCTctaaaacatgaaagaaatattaacattaagGGTCCAGTCACACCAGTGTTTGCTCAACTTTAAAAAACCTGTAGGAAGGGTTGCAACTCTCTTTTCTTGattttcaaaacaaaagcatgAACAAAAATGCTGTTTCTGGGtctcaaatgtgagaaaacTCAACATATTTGGGTTTTTAACTGTTGGTCAGactaaataagacatttaaagactcTAGTTTGGTCTTTGGGGATGTTCCAATGGCCGTTTTTCAATAACTACATTACATTTCattgactaaatgattaatcgatactaaaaaatgtttttcttgattttcaaaacaaaagcatgGGGGAAAGAATTGTTGTTCCTGGGtctcaaatgtgagaaaacTCAACATATTTGGGTTTTTAACTGTCGGCCAGACATTTAAAGACTCTAGTTTGGCCGTTTTTCAataattatattacatttcatagactaaatgattaatcgataatagaaaaaataatcattagttgcttCCTTAGTTACAGGTTCCTAAATGCATCACAAAGATATGAATAATACCTTTTATATAATATACCTTAAGACAATATGAATTAATGCAATATCCTGTCGATCCCTTTAATAGACTTTAAGGACAACAGTAGAAAGCAGGTATTTAATTCACTGGACTAACAGGAAATAGATTCATCTCTGTGGTTATTGTGTCTATATACAGCAAAGTTTCTTAGTTTCTTCTATTTTAAAGTGTTGAGCTTTTAGGTAATAAAGATTTGGCTATAATGAAATGCTCCAGTTATTAAagttaaaagaacaaaagaaacattaaattaaatcaaatttaaacaagttgtttttaaatgcagtCTCTTTCACATCAATTTTAATAGAAAGCAGTaaattcttctttcttttaaactTAACTTTTCAAAACACAGTTTACCGAAATCTCTTGTATCtctcaatttttatttttttattgcttatcCGTCCTTTAAAATCGCCTCCTGAcatgctttcaaaataaaattttaaaaaattactcTGCTTTGAGTAATACATGAGGAAGAGTAATACTGTGTCTAACATGATTTTTCAAATTTCAGTTAAATTCCcttaaatgtcttaaaaatgtaaaaaaaataaaaaaaaatcagaagcTATGAATATGCAATTGTTCAAAATCCacctgaaagaaaaaatatataaaaaaaatccattggACTCTTCAAAAAGTAAACTTTATGTTATGCaacattatttaatttgtttaaaaaaaaagttttatgtaGAAATCGCTGCGACTTCCTGGTGCGACTGGGCCCCAAACACCTTCAAACAAGCTTCAATAGTAtaagattttcaaaataaaagaaactaaaTAGAGCCAAAACCaattaattcaattaaaatgatgCACAAGACGAGCAGTCGGTGCAGGATCGACTGACTGGTGATAGACGAtcaaaaaggtcaaaggtcagtatTGGTAAAAACAGGTCTAGCAATGTGATGTGGGAGGGGCGGGAGcaagggcgggggggggggttagaaaaacacttcttatttatttactacactttaattaatatttattaatcgAATCTACATATTTACTATAATGTGCAGTTTATACCGTATACttgaatgtgtgcgtgtgcatgtatgtgtgcgtgtgtgtgtgtgtgtgtgttgtatgtagAAGTTTGTATGTGCAATGTTTCgagaagttttttttgttttttttgtttttttaaagcctgttccctcacacacacacacacacacacatgttcacacacacacacacacacacacacacacacacacaaccgtATCTGAACGCACTCTGCAGTTCGGCTGCACCCGCTAAAAGTTTAAAGTTGAGTCACACctggaaaaggaggaaggaggaagaggaagaggaggactaTAGTCATGTGTGCCGTTGGCCTGGCAACCGTGATGTAATGTAGCACACAGGAGGTTGGCACGACGACGAAGACGAAAATGCACAGAAGgaactaaaaatgtaaaaaaaaaaattaaacaaaaaaacaaacaacaacacacagacactacCTGCTCCGCCCATCTCAGGGTAAGCCCCGCCCTCTCCTGGACCTaaacaggagacaggaagtaactgacggaggaggaggaggatgaagatttgtgtgtgtgtgtgtgtgtgtgtgtgtgtgtgtaagggggggggggtcctctgatgtttttgttttctaaaaagatttgattggttggttgattgtgttttttttgtttttttaaatttttaatgttttttttttagtgagaAGGAGTGCTGAGAGTCGTAACTTTGTGCCTTCAGTATCTCATCGCCATGCCACGtccacctaacacacacacacacacacatgcacgcactgATGTACACACTAACAGTGGCGACGCCATGGCAACAATCACTatgttagaagaaaaaaaaaacttatttcttcttttttttttttttttttttttttagataacaTTAGTATCCTACAGTGCAACTCACTATGATGTCATAGATACTTGTTTGTGTCCGGTGAGTTTCGGCGGCCAAAGCCTGCGTGCTGATTGGCTCCTGGTTTGTTTGAGTAACGCCCAAAGACGCCATGTGAATCCCCTTCGACCTCCGACGTCGGACTTCCAAAACCCCCTGAGAGAAGTGTGAACATGGAGACCAAGAGTAAAATAGAGCGTAGTTAGTGtggtgtggtgttttttttgtttttgccctGAGCTGAGTCTCTCAGGTAGTATTTGCCCCCCCCCAAGAAAGCTCCACCaattaaatgaaatgcattCGATTGGTGGATGATTAATTAATAAGGATACtattaaaagtatattttacaACAGGGTGAAAAAGGAGAACGCTGGATTTGAATTGGCTTCTTCAGTCTTcctcaaagttgtgtaaaaattgtACCAACTggctctgtttaaaaaaaaaaaaaaacatgatttaaaaacaaaaaaaaattggaatCAGCTGTAATGTtaacaatgaaacacacacGAGCCACGTTAAGAGTAATATTTATCTGAATGTTGCTTAAGATGGTGCCAAGACTTCTGTGGATGGATAATGAGCAGACAGCCGTGGTATGTAGTTCTTAATCCAGCCTgtttggaaacacacacatcatgaaaTAAGAGGACAGTGTGTGACTCTTTTCTTAGCAGGAGGTTGGATACTCGATTATCCCAGCTGCCTTGAATGCAGCATTATAACAGATGCTAGAGGACTGTTTTGTGGAAGCCTGTATCtgccagaaaaagaaacaaaaaaagataaaattgggaaagatataaatataaatactaatGGTGAATCAAAACTGTGACATACTATAAGTTAGTATGAAGGATGGtcaaattataatatatatatacactactactacttgATGGAACTGTTTtttgtaatataaataaaatacaattaaaaaaaaaaaatcaggtaaCAAAAATGTGAAGGCTGAAAAGGATCAAATAagattcaaacaaaaacaaaaaagttaacTTTCAAAACTTTTGTATCAACATTTTTAACTCCAGGTGTAATTTTGACATAGTTTGACTTCATATCTATTTAACTGGATGGTTTTAACTTAAATTTAGTATCATCATTTTTACTCAGTAACTCATATTCTTGACTTAATCTCttgcagaaaacagaaaactcaTAATTTACATCATATCTCAAATTTTAGACTTTCGAAACTGTTTGTATTTCGCAATGTTAAtctaacattttatattttaggcGTAAAAACATTTCTAATTACCTCATAATTTTGATTTACCgcaagtattttttaaaaattgttagTCTTTAACGTTTAATCTATTAGTTTATTTCTTCCTGGCAGAAGTGGTCTTCCATAATGTTTACAGAGGCAGCAGAACAGGCCAATGCACCAACCACAGATTGTAGCTTTAAACTGACTAGCACTGACATCtacaagtgtttgtgtgtgtgcgtgcgtgtgtgtgtgtgtgcgcgttgGGCTGAGGAGGGGTTGTAAAACATGGCTGCACAATGTACAGAGACATATCAGCCAACTGTCACCGCTCGCCGCCTCGGGAAAGACGGGCGACGCCTGCTGACGACAGGGCTAAGCTAACACTAGCCAATCGACCGCTAGCGTCCAATCGCTAGCTGCTGCACTGACGTTTGTTTTTCTCTACAGTGAAGCTAACACTAGCCTACTGCTAACTGACCGCTAGTAGCACATAGCAAGTTTTTACCTGCTAGCTGTGCTGTACAGTTgtgctagcattagcattaatgtggttttaaaagcgttatttttattttcatgttggTACCTCAGACTGCtcagttatcattattatgatcatTACTGTTGTCATTGTTGTGACTAACACCCAGGGCATTTGGTTGATTCTACCAAAGTGCATTCCTTTACAAAGCTAGCGTATAACTAGCTGCTCAGACAGATGGACGCAAAGTTAGAAAGTAGAGGCTCGGCCAAACCAAGAACTATAAcgataactataaatatatgattATCTAACGCCGGTGGATGGTGGAGTCCACACCAAGAACACTGTCAGAGTAATTCAATGAATGATAGAAACACTAACCGCCAATAAAAATCCTTCCTATGAATCATACAGCAGCcttacatttacaataaaacttcaaaacctGCAAATATCATTAATTAATTCTGGAAACTGACtgatgatttaatttattttaatctaGCTTTGCTCGTCTCTCACCACAGATTGAAGCAGAATGACAAAGagaggtttgtctctctttattatacaaagatgctggagctttgttctctattataatgtgaaaaacaacaaagttagttcattcttctgcttttctttataTCTCTgtgtacaacatacagcagtaacagctcatcagTATATATtgtcattagctgcagacacagctggaacctGCAGCGTGatcattaaaattaattaacacagacaaataaataaaataaaaataaaagtaagtaGTCAAGATGATTGTGCACACTGATTTGGGTCTCCACACTCTTTCAAATTCTTCTGCCTTTCCTCTGGTTTCCGTGATCATTATAGTTACTTTAGTAGTTATCGTTCTTGGTGTGGACGGCCTTAAGACATAAAGTGTAAAGCAAGTGAATAAAGAAGCATTCAGAGAAGAAGCAGCGGCCGCCTTTCAGACAGCAAGGAGAGAAGAAAcagtggtgttttgtttttgtttgtttttttataaaaaaggaTTATTGCTAAAAGGCTGCAGTTAGATGAAAACATAATCTGGTTTATCTGACCTCTTGGTAGCATtcacaaatgtttttgttttttttcaacttgTGTGAAAGCAGCTGTAGTCTAGCTAGCCTGCTAGCTCGTTAAATTGCCGACGAGTTAGCCGGCTAGCTCGTGTAGCCATTTAGCTTCTATCGGAAGTTCTCAGCAGATGGAGGTTAGCCGCTGTTAGCGTGAAGCTGCGCTGTATTTCTGTGATGTTTGCCAGCTGGGTTTTAATGTGGATTTTATCTGTACATAATGTGGAAAGatgtttgaataataattttttttttttgggtttgaaTGCGCTGCTGTGCCACGCCGCGGCCAGTTTTACAACGTACTGTATCTACTGTACAGAACACAGAAGTCGACACTTTTCTAGTGagcctttgttacattttattgtggtggaaaaattattattattattattattattattaataaaacagttttattgaTCATTGTATGTATTGTTCTTTCAGTGAGTCTGTTTGATGAAGATTCAATTTTAATTccttattgtattattattatatcatagtaattttttaaagattcaAGATTTCCTTTATTGTCGTTTTCAGTTCcataaataagaaaatgaaatattgttGACCTTAAAAAGACAAGAACAAAATAGTGCAAATGAATTTAGTATAAAGCTTAAATCTAAAATGAGTCGGCCTAAACAAAAGTCTCATTTTCAGATCGATATCTAACGTAACTATATTATTACGTTAGCTTGGTAGCTTTTAACGTTATATTACTCTAAAACAAATGTAACGTTAGCTTCGTAGCTTTTAACGTTATATTACTCTAAAACAAATGTAACGTTAGCTTGGTAGCATTTAACGTTAGCTTGGtagcatttaacattttaaaacaaatgtaacgTTAGCTTGGTAGCGTTTAAcgttttattactttaaaacaaatgtaacgTCAGCTTGGTAGCTTTTAACGTTAGCTTGGtagcatttaacattttaaaacaaatgtaacgTTAGCTTGGTAGCATTTAACATTATATCACTTTAAAACAAATGCAACGTTAGCTTGGTAGCATTTAACATTAtattactttaaaacaaatgcaACGTTATTAAAAGTACAAGATTTAGTTTTTATCCCccataaatattatattattattattatattaatatggTAAAATGTAATCTATAAATTGTTGCAGGTCCAGTGATTTCATATTATAGCAGAGACCAAGATATCAACTAACTATTTTAGTTTATGTAATAAGAGagttattgtatttttatgtagtATCTTGACCTAATACCTCTATATTTTAGgcataaaaactgttttaatgacCTCATagctttttattatattaatgagaTATTAATGATGATACTGATAAATTTAATTGTATGCTTCCTCATTAATAGTTATGGGATTAAATCTGTTAGTTGTTTGTAAGGGTACTCAAGTGATTTCATATTATAGCAGAGACTAAGATATTCTATTTTAATTCATGTAATAGGAGagttattgtatttttatgtagtATCTTGATCTAATACCTCAAATTTTAGacttaaaaaactgttttttacaTAGTATTTCATAAGTTTGATctaatatctcatattttagccataaaatgtttttttaattacctCATAacttgtttattatattaatgacaTGTTGTAAAAGTACAAGATTAAATTTTATCCTTCCTTATTATTAGTTATGGGATTAAATCTGTTAATTGTTTATAAGGGTACTCAAGTGATTTAGTCTTAAAGCAGAGACCAAGATATTCTGACTATTTTAGTTATTGTATTGGTTTTTATGTAGTATCTCATACTCTTGACctaatatctcatattttaGACTTAAAAAGCAGTTTTTCACTTAGTATCTCATAAGTTTGATCTAATATCTCGTGTTTTAGGCTTAAAAACTGTTTCTAATTACCTCATAACTTCTTATTATATTAATGAGATGTTGTAAAAAATACAAGATTTAATTATTATGGGTTATGGGATTAAATCTGTTAGTAGTTTAAGGGTACTCCAGTGATTTAGTCTTATAGCAGAGACCAAGATATGATGATCATTACAGCATTTCTGAtatccaacaacaacaacaaccaaacgCTGTCCCATGTCACACAAATTCTGTCGTTAAAGGTAATTTAATGATCACACGGCTGAATTTCTGACTCTCACACAACCAATTCTGTTCTTTCACAGTCTTCCACCCGATATGACGCGAATACTAAAATTAAAGTTGTTTAGCCAGATtgtttccccctctctctctataaaTACATATCCATCTCTAACATGCTGCCTACTTCACACATAGCCACCATATAATGCAGAAAACTCAGATAATCCAAATTTATTCTCACCTCAGAATATCGTACAGTGAAATAAAGGAACATTTATATCTGCAGACCTGAGGAACAAATCCTTAATTAATCATatttaacttaacttttaaccctcctgttgtccttgagtgaaggaaggaaggaaggaaatatggaaggatggaaggaagttaggaaggaaggaaggaaggaaagctggaaggagggaaggatgaaagggaggaagaaggatggaagggaggacggaaaggagggaggaaagaaggactgatgaaagaatgaaggaaggaaaggaggaaggaaggatggaagggaggaaagctggaagaaggggaggatgaaagggaggaagaaggtaaaggaggaagggaggaaggaagaaagaaggaaggaaggaaaggaagggaggaaggaaagactgtccttccctccttccttccgtccttcattccttccctccctcctcccttctttccttcattccttccttcttcttcttcccttccttcattccttctgtccttccctacctccttcctttcctcctcccttctttccttcattccttccctcctttccttccttcttcctcccttccttagtccttattcccttccttcctaacttccttccttcttccttctttccttcattccttccatcctttccttcctcctttctcccttcctcccttccttcctaacttcctaccctgactcgaggacaacaggagggttaaaagagtaAAATGTTGCTTAACTTAATAGTCACAGTCCTTCCTCTACTAACCCAGCTAGAAAAACATTAAACCCCATCAAACATCTtcacacagaggaaggaggaaggggggggggggggggggtgtttccTGAACTGAACTCTACAGTTCCTCCTGAGCAGTTACAGTACATTGggttaccatgacaaccaaGGCCCACAGGTGCTAATGAATGCAGCGttgacaaggaggaggaggaggaggaggaggaggaggatgtgacatcacagctcgATGACAAGGAGCCAGGAAACGGCTCCTTTTCATCACGCTGCCATGACAaccaaaccaacacacacacacacacacacacacacaggggatgTGTCGtctaataaaaataactttaatttacTTGCAAAATCCCCCAGAGAtaaatagtctttttttattttcgtggtgcctacattacccacaatgcaacttgaCAAACCTCACCTCTTTCTATCTCCACACCACcagattttttatttcattgttcattatatttatttcagaCAGCTACCTctgttcttttgcttttttttgtactAGTGCAGTAATGTTCCCTA comes from the Scomber japonicus isolate fScoJap1 chromosome 23, fScoJap1.pri, whole genome shotgun sequence genome and includes:
- the dyrk2 gene encoding dual specificity tyrosine-phosphorylation-regulated kinase 2 — translated: MLTKKPGASVLPTGKVGEPVYSPGHSGSQTTSPIALPPLRNINHNPLTGGSKAAMSDSVQLSSQSQVHVTQLYEENTNKRPVLTSQPNGLAPLSSTRPGLPLPDRQTSASEPSHHLRQGSAASTKSADTKPKPTALTPDQSMKQFMAKMSSFEHHEVFNYPEVYFVGPNAKKRSGVMGGANNSGYDDDQGSYIHVPHDHIAYRYEVLKVIGKGSFGQVVKAFDHRSQTHVALKMVRNEKRFHRQAAEEIRILEHLRKQDKDSSMNVIHMLENFTFRNHICMTFELLSMNLYELIKKNKFQGFSLPLVRKFAHSILQCLDSLHKNRIIHCDLKPENILLKQQGRSGIKVIDFGSSCYEHQRVYTYIQSRFYRAPEVILGSRYGMPIDMWSLGCILAELLTGYPLLPGEDEADQLACIIELLGMPSQKLLDASKRAKNFVSSKGYPRYCTVTTLPDGTTVLNGGRSRRGKVRGPPGSKDWSAALKGCDDPLFLDFLKQCLEWDPALRMTPSQALRHSWLRRRLPKPPAGTTTGEKTSSSKRGTTDGGITSISKLTATSATTTSSSSKTRTNLAAITDANGNIQPRTVLPKLVS